gacagacatgtttttATGAGAAATTTGACTAAATGAAGCACATAATAGAACTTTGAAGGTTGCATCGACATCAAATTGCTCTCAAAATTAGGTATTTTTCAAgattatgtttttagacagatatgcatcatacccaagaagactcaaggctgtaatcgctgacaaaggtgcttcaacaaagtactgagtaaaggttctgaatacttatgtaaatgtgatatttccatttatttatttttttacccactTTTTCGCCCCAATTTcgtgatcttgtctcatcgccgcaactccccaacgggctcggaagAGGCGAAGATCAAGTCATGCAtactccgaaacatgacccgtcaaACCACGCTTCTTAATTAACACTCGCAcgattaacccggaagccagctgcaccaatgtgtcggaggaaacaccgttcaactgaggAAAAAACattcagcctgcaggcgcccagccCACCGCAAGGAgtcacaatttaatcaattttagaataaggctgtaacgtaacaaaatgaggaaaacgtcaaggtgtctgaatactttccgaatgcactgtattacacggctaagggctgttcttaagcgtGACTCAACGccgagtgcctggatacagccgttagtccgtggtatattgaccatatactacAAACCCCGGTGTGCCTAATTACTATTATAaattggttaccaacataattagaacaataaaaagtatttttttgtcatacccatggtatatggtctgatataccaaggCGTTCATCCAATCAGCATTAAGTGCTCGAACCAGGTttataattgtaaataaatccccTTTGCGCATGTGCATAACTGTAGATAAATCCGACAGGAGAGTTTGAGTGATGAAAATTGGTCAGAGGATCTCGAAATCTCTGAGCAAGAAACACTTGGATGAACATTAAAAAAACGAATGTTAGACTATTTTCTGGTAATTGTGCTGTTATGTAccagatgttaagactacaaACCATTACAAATGGCCCATTTGCGAGATCAACTTGTCATTTtgcctatggcctatttattgcctcctCACGCctcctcctcacgccatttgcacacactgtatatagactttttaaaatgtttctaatgtagtttgtttattccatgtgtaactctgtgttgttgtttgtgtcgcactgctttgctttatcttggccaggtcgcagttgtaaatgagaacttgttctcaactgacctatctggttaaataaaggtgaatatatatatatatatatatatttttttttttatgtcaataGGCATAGGCTACAGATTAAAATCTGGGTTTACGATTGTAAATGTTGTCATGGTTTGCTTAtataaaggcaggtagcctatagcccctgataggCCTACATCTCATTTCAGATAGTACacagtagcctagacaagatgTAGGCAAGATGTAAACTGAACGATTTAGCAGCTTGATTAGTTCAAATTAACAGACTCATTTTTTCAACATGAATAGCGAGGCGATTTCGAGGTAATAAATGCTTGTGTTTTCCAATAGCCTGCTGGATTGGCTACTGAGGATGGGGTCATCATTTCAATCACTGAACGAAAATATGAATAAACCAAATATGCTTGCGAACAACAGCCAGTGTTGTTGGCAATCATTTATtttattgatttttttttatacctgTAGCTTAATCTGACTACTGTTGCGTCAATCTAAtgcagtggttcttaacctgggttcgatcgaaccccaggggttcggtgagtcagtctcaggggttcggcggaggtcaagacacacatccgactcatatgattcgtgatgacacgccccgcttggccatcattggctgcaggtgatcacgctacatcgcttggcctatctgtgctgcagggaatttggtgcgctcagtagtcgacttgtgactgtcgtgatggtacgttttgtgatttctttcttaatattttaatcccttcatacttacgtatatgtacaatatggattcacatgtataacggaacgtgatgggagtcagcgtcctaactgcatgatttgcaatgccaagttgagcaattctagtttagcaccggcaaaactaagagaacacttccttaagctgcatggagatggagaatacaagaacacaacgctcgctgaattcaaggtgaagagagccagattcgatgaaaaggctactctgcctgttctcggctttgtacccatcaacaaaccgatcctcacagcatcgtacgaagttgcttacctgatcgcaaagcagggcaaaccacacaccattggtgaaacactcataaaaccagctgtgttgaagatggcgaatatcatgctgggaaaagaggctgaagttaagttatcccaaatttctctttcaaatgacaccatcagcgacagaatagaggacatgagcaaagacatcttggctcaagtagttgcagatctgatttcaagcccggcaaaattcagccttcaactcgacgagaccacagacgtttccaatctaagccagcttggtgcgctatgtgaaagacgacgtgataaaggaagattttttattttgtaagcctCTTACAACAACAACTAAGGCAGCCGATGTGAAGAAACTTGTGTATGACTTCTTCAAAGACAACAATCTTTCGTGGGATATGGTTTCTGCAGTCTGTTCAGACGGCGCTCCAGTCATGCTGGGAAGAAAGTCTGGTTTTGGTGCGCTAGTGAAAGCCGATGTACCACACATCATTGTTACgcattgtattctgcacaggcatgcgttggcaacaaaaaccttgcctccaaaactggcagaagaattaaaaattgtagtggaatgcgtgaactatgtgcgaactagtgctctgaggcaccgcatcttcagtgagctgtgtaaagaaatgGGCTCTGAATTCGAGGTACTTCTGTACCATTCTAACGTTCGGTGGTTATCCCGCGGACAGGTGCTGAATCGTGTTTTTGCCGTGCGTGTGGAATTAGCAAGAGCAATTTTGCAAGAGCACCAACATTGTCATGCAGATTGCTTAAAAAATTCTGAGTTCATTCTCATTTTAGCGTACATGGCTGATATCTTCGCAGCTCTCAATCATCTCAATCAAAAGATGCAGGGCGGTGGAGTCAACATCATCGAAGCGGAGGAAAACCTGAAGGCTTTTAAAAAAAAGCTACCGTTATGGAAACGACGAACAGAGAACGATAACTTCGCAAACTTTCCCCTGCTGGACGACTGTGTAAGTAAGATCGAAGATGTATCTGGAATCGGAGACATTTCTGTACCcgcggaactgaagcaagcaattgccacgcacttagatgagcttgcaaagtctctcgacggatacttccctacaagagagtcatatccagcatgggtgagacagccggtcacgtttagtgttgagacaacagatgtcaatgatgaatacctcaatgaaatcattgaaattcagcagagccaggttcaacagcaactcttcagaacaacaacgctttcaacgttttggtgtcaacaaatggtaacgtaccctgttattgctaagaaagctctggagattttcataccgtttgttacaacatatctttgcgagcaaaccttttcgaggatgctggacataaaaacgaagaaaaggaacagactttgttgcgaaaatgacatgagagtggcacttgccaaggtgaagccgcgcatttctgaactggtctctgaaaggcaacagcagaagtcacactgatttgcagtaaatattcattattatgtttttgtttttgtgtgaaaatcatgttttgatgattttgttctttgaacacacagtgttgatgttgatgcacggttcattttgtgcaccagtaaaatatatacctatgttttgaatttgaaaaaatcatattttatttttccaattaagaagggttcggtgaatgcgcatatgaaactggtggggttcagtacctccaacaaggttaagaaccactgatCTAATGTATTCTAACAACTGATCAGCAATTGCCATAGAGCTTTGATAACTTCCAATTTACTTAACTAAACATGTCCATTAATAATTGCAAAATTACACAAGGCTACAACAAGAAACTGAAGTTATAGGCTATTTATTAAAATTGGTTTGACAGctccaggtaggctacacaagcggcacaaattgatttgcaatgactccagTGATATCGTAATTTCAACATATTGTAATGTTTTACCCATTCGAAAGTCTCTCAGCCTATCACACAATGATATACAAATGAGTTGCTGTATGTGAGGATGCGGGAGGCATGCTGATAGAGTTTTTGGGAAGGCGTTGTGTGCGGTTTGTCAGTGCTGGTGTGCACTGTCTGTTCATCCCAAAAAATTACAACTTGATTATTCGATGGGAAATCAGTGTCCAAGACTGTTTTCGCTAGTCAACAAACAACGTGCGAGTTTCGGTGGGCTTACAGGATCGTTACAATATGTATTATATCAAATAGTATACTACTTGATGGCCAACAGAGGCAAATGTAtcattctccacatttaatgtcagtttcattgaGGACTTTTCCCCATAAAAAGAATCACGTGAGGGAGTTCCATAACTTCCATTTGAAATTTCCATTCGGGCAGCCACCGAGACCCAAGAACTGAGCATGCATAAAACAAATAGTTTGATACCGttttctaggatagggggcagcattttcacgtttggatgaaaagcatacccaaattcaactgccagctactcatccccagaagataagatatgcatattattagtagatttggatagaaaacactgaagtttctaaaactgtttgaatcatgtctgtgagtataacagaacttatttagcagccgaaatcccgaggacaaaccattcagaattttttttttttttggtcactcttttcaatgggttttcattgggaatccagatttctaagggaccttcttgcagttcctaccgcttccactggatgtcaacagtctttagaaattggttgaggtttttcctttgtgtaatgaagaagtacagcCATCCAGAACAAGGGtaacttgaagtgtactgttagatagaggcgcgtgaccagaaagctagctacagtttgttttaatcctgtattgaacacagatcatcccgtcttcaattatttactttaaaaaatacctaaagatgtattacaaaagtagtttgaaatgttttggcaaagtttacaggtaacttttgagatattttgtagtcacgttgcacaagttggaaccggtgtttttctggatcaaacgcgccaaataaattgacattttggatatatatcgacagaattaatcgaacaaaaggaccatttgtgatgtttatgggacatattggagtgccaacaaaagaagctcttcaaaggtaaggcatgaattatatttttatttctgcgttttgtgtcgcgcctgcagggttgaaatatgcttctctctctttgtttactatggtgctatcctcagataatagcatcgtttgctttcgccgaaaagcctatttgaaatctgacatgttggctggattcacaacaagtgtagctttaatttggtatcttgcatgtgtgatttaatgaaagttgaatttttatagtaatttatttgaatttggcgctctgcattttcactggcttTTGGCAAGGTGGGATGGTAGCTTCCcatctatcccagagaggttttaagcaAACTCAACATTAGAAAACAGTTTAAACCACCTCTTAGCGAACTATTGTAATGTGCTCTGGTGCGCCAAAGTCGTTTTCCAGTGCTTCATTATTTCTTTATGTACATTATTTCTAGCGTATTAATGTTTTATGGAAAAAGGGTTGGAAATAGGCATCTAAATAGCCTATCTACAACTGGTAAAAAGTTATCACGCGACGTGTGCGCTTGCTGCAGTCTTCTCTCGTTCACATGACTCAGCCAATAGCTGTACACATGCACTCAATCTCCCTCCCACCACTCAATCAGTAGCCTGACTCGCTTTCTGACAGTCAGTAGCAAGTAACAGTGAATTATATATTTTCTAAGGGAAATGCCTTGGTGGCCGCCGTAAAAGTTAGTAATAGCCCAAAAACCTTCAAACCGCGACCAATATATTTTCAGCCGTCAAATCGCTTTCAAATAAGCAAGAAAATGGCGATTATTGCATCACTGGCTACGGTTATTGTCCCCGCTTCTTATtttcttctgtggggtttatcgTGGTTGCcatccaacgttatggtgcattaccgccacctagtGTACGCGCCCCTGACTCCCACCTATGTACCGGATACCTTTCTTAAACATTTACCAACAGATAGAAGTATGAAGACGGATTCCTGCACCCTTACAAAAAATATAGCAagtttgaaactgcagtaaatgttactgcagtcgactgtggtgTTTGGATGCAGAATTTGCAgctatactgcactctgactgcaatcttttttcgtaaGGGCAGATACAGGAATGCCCACATACTGGAACGGCCCGAAATGAGGGCCGCAATTGCACCCCTCTCAGCTTTTTAATCTACAAATGTGAGTGTAAGTCTGAGAAGCGGTAGACCTGTTCCATTTGCACCATTTCTAGGCTCCCCTTAAATAACATTTTagcttttactttcggttttgtacaccagcttcaaagtGCTGAAAACGTGATATTTtgcttattgaaaatatattttgattctgcacactatacattgcttgttttgtcacaaactgaaattaggcgaaccaTTCAAATTTTGGCAACTGGGAAGTGTACGCATATTATTGTAAAGCAGTATTAGTAAGTGGTTTTTCGTGTTTAAATACTGCTAAGTTATGTTAAAAGTTTGTCGTCGCAGAATGGTAAAAAACAGTATATAAGACAAGATCCTTGTGTTACGCTAAATGATTTAAGTAACTTACCATATGTTGAATGTGATGACTTGGTACAATATCTTGTCGCAAAGTCAACAAAAAGAGTAGCAGGTGAAAGTGaaatctgaacacacacacactggcactaACTTTCTGAGTCTGCATTCCAGGGTTGCATTTCGAAATATAACAGAAGATTCACAGTGTAAACCTGCCTCAACCTGTTTAGGTCCCCAAAAATGTTTAAACTACAACCAATGCAGAAATGTAGACATGATCAGCATTGGCATATAGTGCCATACAGACCTGggatcaaatagtatttgaaatcatttcaaaccCTCAtgtgtgcttgattgagcttctGTTGCAATTGAAAAGTCCCATAAGTGCAAACCCCAACCCACTAGCACTTCAGGCTGGCTAAAGCAAACATTCAAAAcctttgaaagatttcaaatagtatagGTTGTTTGGCAGTATAATAGGTTGTTATACTGCCAAGCTGCAGGGTGGAACAACCATCATGGTTAAGTTGGGTTCTTGAGGCAAATGTTTTACCTATGACAAAGAAGGACTTTTGGAACAAAAATTGTGACTGTGGAACAAATGGAGCTGGGTCTTGACTCTGAATATAATTTTATATACTGTGTTGGAGAATTTATTTGGCTATTCACACCTAAATGTCAGTCAATTTCAGTGTTCAGATCAATCAGAAATGTATTATTATCATGGGggtgatttgtttttatttattgaaaatgaaacatcAATTGCATATTATTTTGCagttaaataaaagaaaaatacAAAGCCTATCGAGTCAAAATAAACCCTCCACATTTAAGTATACAGGTTACTCTGAGTCTCGCTGATTTAAGTATACAGGTTACTCTGAGTCTCGCTGATTTTAGCAACCTTTCGGAGGACGTCTGCACTCGGACAAGACTCCAACTGGTGgttaaaggagagaaagagggatcaGCAAAATGAAGATACTCACTGCTCTTAAGAAAACAAATGTGTTCATTCTACCACTCCTATTTTTGTGATATGTGACAGgagattggtggcaccttaattggggagaacaggctcgAGGTAATGCCTGGAGCAGAATGGTATCAAATGTGTTTGATGCTATTCCATTCACTTTGTTCCTGGCATTATGAGCCATCCAACCCTCAGCAACCTCCTGTGTACAGTACTCACTTTAACCAACTTGCTTAAACTTGTCAGAGCAGGTTTGTAGGTTTCCATGGTGACTGAGTCTGGGCTGATGACATCAGAGTAACATTGGTACAGAACAGCTGGAATCTGATGGACTTGGCAGTGGCTCAGTACTGAGGAAAGAATAGAGATTCATTTTAGAATTTGGGTTATTCTGTGTGAAAATAATCCAAGAATGACCATGACTTTTTCCTGAACCCATGGAGAGCAGAGACAGTGTGGCGGTACCTGCAGCTGGCAGTCCAGTGAGGATGCTGGGCTGCCCTACTGCAGGGCAAAAGGCCTGGCATTTGTAAGCACTGCTCTTGAGGGAGCGTATGAAGGGGATGGTGCTACCGTAGAGGTAGTCTGGCATTTTGTACTCAGCCACAGGGCTGTCTGAAAGCACCATCACATTGAGCTCTCTATACTCAAGGCAGCCAAACACCTAGtacagaaggaaggagagagaagggcagacagagagacctTTAGTCATTGCTGAAGAATGGTTTTTGGTCACCATAGCTCCTTAATTATAACCTTACATCTGCGTAATGTATTCATATCAAGCAGAGGGCATTAACCTCTACAAGACAACAATAAAATCACAAGAGCCTTACCTTTTCTGTCCATTCAAACAGCTGGTCCTCAgcaatgtaacaagtactttggcATATTAAAacctacaaaaagaaaacaataaTACGCTTTAAAGAATCTGTTGTAGTCGCTGAGTTGCATATCTCAGCGTTTCACTCGGACTACAGAAGCAATTAAAATAGTTAAAAACACACCTTAAAAGTTccatatacaatgcattcggaaagtattcagacctgttaactttttccacattttgttacgttacagccttattctaaaataaattaaaatagttttttccccctcatcaatctacacacaataccccataaagacaaagcataaacacgtttgtagaaatgtttgtaaattacaaaaaaaaagtattcagaacctttactcagtactttgttgaagcacgtttggcagcgattacagagtttctcccattcttctctgcagatcctctcaagctctgtcaggttgaatggggagcgtagctgcacagcgattttcatgtctctccagagatgttcgatcgggctcaaggctctggctgggcaactcaaggactaGGGTTGCACCTTTTGGGGAagattcagaggtggaaactttccatgggaattaacgggaatatatgcaaattaatattaataccatttaaatgtagatgttttttttaaattggatatagagttaaagtcagaagtttacatacaccttagccaaattaaTTTAAATTCaggttttcacaatttctgacacttaatcctagtaaacattccctgtcttaggtcagctaggatcaccactattttaagaatgtgaaatgtcagaataatagtagagagaattagttcagcttttatttctttcatcacattccctgtgggtcagaagtttacatacactcaattagaatttggtagcattgcctttaaaaaaaaaaaacttttcggttagccttccacaagcttccctcaataaattgggtgaattttggcccattcctcctgacagagctggtgtaactgagtcaggtttgtaggcctccttgcttgcacacgctttttcagttctgcccacaaatgttctataggattgaggtcagggctttgtgatggccactccaataccttgactttgttgtcctgaagccattttgccacaactttggaagtatgcttggggtcattgtctatttggaagacccatgtgTGAAcaagctgtaacttcctgactgatgtcttgagatgttgcttcaatatatccacatacttttcctacctcatgatgccacctattttgtgaaatgcaccagtccctcctgcagcaaagaacccccacaacatgatgctgccacccccgtgcttcacggttgggatggtgttcttcagcttgcaaggatcccccttttcctccaaacataacgatggtcattatggccaaacagctctatttttgtttcatcagaccagaggacatttctccaaaaagtacgatctttatccccatgtgcagttgcaaactgtagtctggcttttttaatcgCGGTTaagtacccgtttcctccagcatcttcacaaggtcctttgctgctgtt
The sequence above is a segment of the Salvelinus alpinus chromosome 1, SLU_Salpinus.1, whole genome shotgun sequence genome. Coding sequences within it:
- the LOC139531525 gene encoding proteasome assembly chaperone 1-like, yielding MVLSDSPVAEYKMPDYLYGSTIPFIRSLKSSAYKCQAFCPAVGQPSILTGLPAAVLSHCQVHQIPAVLYQCYSDVISPDSVTMETYKPALTSLSKLVKLESCPSADVLRKVAKISETQSNLYT